From a region of the Pseudanabaena sp. ABRG5-3 genome:
- the bchI gene encoding magnesium chelatase ATPase subunit I: MIATPIKPTTRRPVFPFTAVIGQEEMKLALLLNVIDPKIGGVMVMGDRGTGKSTTVRALADLLPEIEVVADDPFSSHPTDGDLQSEEVRQRIANGEKLPVTTKQVIMVDLPLGATEDRVCGTIDIEKALSEGVKAFEVGLLAKANRGILYIDEVNLLDDHLVDVLLDSAASGWNTVEREGISIRHPARFVLVGSGNPEEGELRPQLLDRFGMYAEIKTARDPELRLQIVENRTTFDNNPHAFLAEKSEQQAEKQNQIVRAQTILNEVNIDRDLRLKISTVCADLNIDGLRGDIVTTRAAKAYAASEGRKEVEVDDIKAVIGLCLRHRLRKDPLESIDSGYKVLKTFNQVFGIEEE, from the coding sequence TTGATTGCAACTCCCATTAAACCAACGACAAGACGACCTGTATTTCCTTTCACCGCCGTGATCGGACAGGAAGAGATGAAGCTCGCCCTGTTGCTCAACGTCATCGATCCTAAGATTGGTGGAGTCATGGTAATGGGCGATCGCGGTACGGGCAAATCCACCACCGTTCGCGCCCTTGCCGACCTCCTACCCGAAATTGAAGTTGTCGCTGATGATCCATTTAGCAGCCACCCCACCGATGGTGACCTGCAAAGCGAAGAAGTCCGCCAACGCATTGCCAATGGTGAGAAGCTACCCGTGACAACCAAGCAAGTCATTATGGTGGACTTACCCCTCGGTGCAACTGAAGACCGCGTTTGCGGCACAATTGACATCGAAAAAGCTCTATCCGAAGGTGTCAAAGCCTTTGAGGTTGGACTACTTGCCAAGGCAAATCGTGGCATTCTCTACATTGATGAAGTTAACCTCCTCGATGATCACCTCGTCGATGTGTTGCTAGACTCCGCCGCCTCTGGATGGAATACCGTTGAGCGTGAAGGGATTTCGATCCGCCACCCTGCCCGCTTTGTCCTCGTCGGCTCAGGCAACCCCGAAGAAGGCGAATTGCGTCCACAATTGCTTGATCGCTTTGGGATGTATGCCGAAATTAAGACCGCACGCGATCCTGAATTACGTTTACAAATTGTCGAAAATCGCACCACCTTTGATAACAACCCCCACGCATTTCTCGCTGAAAAGTCTGAGCAACAGGCTGAAAAGCAAAACCAAATCGTCAGAGCACAGACTATCCTCAATGAAGTAAATATTGATCGCGATTTGCGTCTAAAAATCTCGACAGTTTGTGCTGACTTAAATATTGATGGTTTGCGTGGTGATATCGTCACCACCCGTGCAGCCAAGGCTTATGCGGCTTCGGAAGGACGCAAAGAAGTAGAAGTAGATGATATCAAAGCCGTAATAGGTCTCTGCCTACGTCACCGTCTCCGCAAAGATCCTCTGGAATCCATTGATTCAGGCTACAAAGTTCTCAAAACCTTCAATCAAGTATTTGGTATTGAAGAAGAATAG
- a CDS encoding DUF938 domain-containing protein: MQDARQYAPATARNRDAILEVLLQILPTTGNILEISSGTGEHAIYFAPHLQPRQWIPSDPNPIAIASITAWQQYQPSPNLVAPLTIDVTEPDWSDRHQLQDQNIQAIVNINMIHISPWAACLGLMFGANRILPEGGILYLYGAYKQNGKHTSPSNAEFDASLRYQNPEWGVRDLEEVIAVAAGQNLILQKVQPMPSNNLSVIFQKTIAIATSVNVSST; the protein is encoded by the coding sequence ATGCAAGATGCTCGACAATATGCTCCAGCTACCGCCAGAAATCGTGACGCGATTTTAGAAGTACTATTACAAATTTTGCCAACTACAGGCAATATCCTCGAAATTTCTAGTGGCACTGGTGAACATGCGATCTACTTTGCTCCACACCTGCAACCACGGCAATGGATACCCTCTGACCCTAACCCGATCGCCATTGCTAGCATCACTGCTTGGCAACAATATCAACCATCACCAAACCTTGTTGCACCACTAACTATCGATGTGACAGAACCTGATTGGAGCGATCGCCATCAATTGCAAGATCAAAATATTCAGGCGATCGTGAATATTAATATGATTCACATTTCCCCTTGGGCAGCTTGCCTCGGTTTGATGTTTGGCGCAAACAGGATTTTGCCCGAAGGGGGCATTTTGTATCTATACGGCGCATACAAACAAAATGGTAAACATACATCGCCTAGCAATGCCGAATTTGATGCGAGTTTGCGTTATCAAAATCCAGAATGGGGAGTACGAGATCTCGAAGAAGTCATCGCTGTTGCTGCTGGGCAAAACCTGATATTGCAAAAAGTGCAACCTATGCCATCGAATAATCTATCCGTAATTTTTCAGAAAACCATTGCGATCGCCACGTCAGTTAATGTCAGTTCAACATAG
- a CDS encoding type II toxin-antitoxin system VapC family toxin, protein MIILDTNVLSEFMRAVPNPAVMDWIAQQVSSEIFVTTITQAEMYYGLALLPMGKRRSDMERAVQQIFEQDFAGRILTFDSRAALEYAKLASFRRQIGKPISQADAQIAAIACSQNAVLATRNISDFCDCQLTLINPWQD, encoded by the coding sequence ATGATTATTCTCGATACAAATGTGCTGTCAGAATTTATGAGAGCAGTTCCCAATCCTGCGGTTATGGATTGGATCGCGCAACAAGTTTCATCAGAAATCTTTGTGACAACAATTACACAGGCGGAAATGTATTACGGGCTGGCTCTGTTGCCTATGGGAAAACGCCGTAGTGATATGGAGCGAGCAGTGCAGCAGATATTTGAGCAGGATTTTGCAGGACGGATTTTAACTTTTGATAGTAGAGCAGCACTAGAGTACGCCAAGTTAGCATCATTTCGGCGACAAATTGGGAAGCCGATCTCTCAAGCAGATGCTCAAATTGCGGCGATCGCCTGTTCCCAAAATGCAGTACTAGCGACTCGTAATATTTCTGATTTCTGTGACTGTCAGCTAACTCTCATCAATCCTTGGCAAGACTGA
- a CDS encoding FitA-like ribbon-helix-helix domain-containing protein, with amino-acid sequence MASITIRNLDDALKAKLRVRAARLGHSMEEEVRLILKNVLDAEDSSRSLGESIHQRFASLGGFDLPKLAREPIRDRPLFEDV; translated from the coding sequence ATGGCTAGTATCACGATTCGGAACTTAGATGATGCTCTCAAAGCAAAACTGAGAGTTAGGGCGGCGCGTTTAGGTCACTCGATGGAAGAGGAAGTACGTCTAATTCTCAAGAATGTTTTAGATGCAGAAGATTCGTCTCGCAGTCTTGGCGAATCTATTCATCAACGCTTTGCAAGTTTAGGTGGATTTGATTTACCTAAACTTGCGAGGGAACCAATTCGCGATCGCCCATTATTCGAGGATGTATGA
- a CDS encoding M23 family metallopeptidase yields MRKSTISTITLATLLCFSTNNYLLVSSAYAASKSAVSPDIAVSQTSAPVPQAQPQPAIAPAPTTVEIKTEKAYKSEPANSSSTSRNNRESVQVNIETTSNRSVRAESSRSQPVEIVLENRSSGCQTKASNLSSRKSNLCAPEIAVSSRQNYYQNGNVLYAAASGETAVQVRRLTPEEIAAMSLPSNGDKQMLFPLIAPASISSLFGTRVHPVTGQVRFHQGTDIAAAEGTPVVAAFSGRVEIAGWLGGYGLIVVISHGDTHETRYAHLSEVLVKTGQEVRQGTVIGLVGSTGLATGPHLHFEIWQKMKDGLVVIDPTPQLMLAMDQLQKYLAQSPKSGNKA; encoded by the coding sequence ATGCGAAAATCCACTATTTCTACCATTACTTTAGCGACCTTGCTTTGCTTCTCCACAAATAACTATCTCCTAGTTAGCTCAGCATATGCCGCAAGCAAATCAGCCGTGTCCCCTGATATTGCAGTATCTCAGACTTCCGCTCCAGTTCCCCAAGCGCAACCTCAACCAGCGATCGCTCCTGCTCCTACTACTGTCGAAATTAAAACTGAAAAAGCTTATAAATCTGAGCCTGCTAATAGTTCTAGTACTTCTAGAAATAATCGCGAATCGGTTCAGGTCAATATTGAAACTACATCTAATCGATCAGTACGAGCAGAGTCTTCGCGATCGCAACCTGTAGAAATTGTTCTCGAAAATCGCTCTAGTGGTTGCCAAACTAAAGCGAGTAATCTGTCAAGTCGCAAATCAAATCTTTGCGCTCCTGAAATAGCAGTTAGCTCTCGGCAGAACTACTACCAAAATGGCAATGTTCTCTATGCGGCTGCCTCAGGAGAGACCGCAGTACAAGTTCGCCGCCTCACACCAGAAGAAATTGCGGCAATGAGCTTGCCTAGCAATGGCGATAAGCAAATGCTCTTCCCATTGATTGCCCCAGCTTCTATTAGTTCGTTATTTGGAACTCGCGTCCATCCTGTCACTGGTCAAGTTCGCTTTCACCAAGGTACAGATATCGCTGCTGCTGAAGGTACACCTGTAGTCGCAGCCTTTAGTGGTCGTGTCGAAATTGCGGGTTGGCTTGGTGGCTATGGATTGATTGTCGTCATTTCTCACGGTGATACCCATGAGACTCGCTATGCCCACTTGTCTGAGGTATTGGTCAAGACAGGTCAAGAAGTTAGGCAGGGAACGGTAATTGGCTTAGTCGGTAGTACTGGCTTAGCAACTGGTCCCCATTTACATTTCGAGATTTGGCAAAAGATGAAGGATGGTCTCGTAGTGATCGATCCTACGCCTCAGTTAATGCTAGCAATGGATCAGTTACAAAAGTATCTCGCCCAATCGCCTAAGTCGGGAAATAAAGCTTAA
- a CDS encoding biotin--[acetyl-CoA-carboxylase] ligase, with protein sequence MFTVIRYAEIDSTNSEAWRLLDRHQALANTVIIAKRQTKGRGQRGHSWQSDLGGLFMSVLLQPNLAASQAHQITLWTAWGIAEALNETGANVKLKWLNDLLIDRRKLGGILTETRIEADKILYAVVGIGINWTNEVPDGAIALGELPTTLSSMDELIEVVLIGIEMGQTRCDREGITGILAEYLEMLSDRYVRKTIDGRELQGQIIDIRPTGELVVRWEGNTQDAIYQPQNFSVGYQ encoded by the coding sequence ATGTTTACCGTAATTAGATATGCAGAAATTGACTCGACTAATAGCGAGGCATGGCGACTGCTGGATCGCCATCAGGCTTTAGCAAATACTGTAATTATTGCCAAACGTCAAACGAAGGGGAGGGGGCAACGTGGACATAGTTGGCAGTCTGATCTTGGTGGACTATTTATGTCTGTGCTCTTGCAACCTAATTTAGCTGCATCGCAGGCTCATCAAATTACGCTATGGACAGCTTGGGGCATTGCTGAAGCTCTAAATGAGACGGGGGCGAATGTGAAGTTGAAATGGCTCAATGACTTGTTAATCGATCGCCGCAAATTGGGGGGCATCCTTACCGAGACAAGAATTGAGGCGGACAAAATTCTTTATGCGGTGGTGGGGATCGGGATTAACTGGACAAATGAAGTTCCTGATGGAGCGATCGCTTTAGGTGAGTTGCCAACGACTTTATCGAGTATGGATGAATTGATCGAAGTGGTGCTAATAGGTATTGAAATGGGGCAAACTCGTTGCGATCGCGAAGGGATCACAGGCATTTTGGCGGAATATTTAGAGATGCTAAGTGATCGTTATGTGCGTAAAACGATTGATGGACGGGAACTTCAAGGGCAAATTATCGACATTAGACCAACAGGCGAACTGGTAGTAAGATGGGAGGGCAACACCCAAGATGCGATCTATCAGCCTCAAAACTTTTCTGTCGGCTATCAGTAG
- a CDS encoding S8 family serine peptidase gives MRRLGWFVGWILLNISSHIATSQTSWALDKSADRQGIDARVLQKPPYNLTGKNVFIGQVELSRPTRFAVDKISNKLLQINRAIVQPYEVFFRDGKAIPNKNLDDHSAQVAAVIISQDKIRRGIAPDAKLLSSAYSQRRQDGQPEACLAAQYVARQYNSTVRAINFSFGELLSEDPRPKPLLDGNALLTLCVDWVANNYNTLPIVAGNQGKGGIPIPTDLYNGFTVGFTREVDGIYRQVDRGNLIDEPFIDRNDNGKHDQGEVFSDLNKDGKWTSGVESPVDGRRSLALLAPGNNLKLPTLQSKFKNANGSSFAAPHVIGTIALLHEYANRQIEVGNWSIDARRHELIKAVLLNSADKIQDQGDGKILGMSKTILDAFGKTWIDTEAYTSRTIPLSRLLGAGQLNAHRAFLQYQAGQQLPNGSQNNGSETIKAIGWDSNIVEVDQYQDYIFAKPLEADSYISATLTWDRQVKLNDKNGNGLFDIGESFIDEGFNKLELYLMRSQDTDISQSVWSSISQVDNLQHIFIKIPSKDKYKLRVVFKSPQKNSPSQRYGLAWWGKNP, from the coding sequence ATGCGTAGATTAGGTTGGTTTGTCGGTTGGATTTTGCTCAATATTTCCTCCCATATTGCTACTAGTCAAACCAGTTGGGCTTTAGACAAATCCGCCGATCGCCAAGGGATTGATGCACGTGTTTTACAGAAACCACCTTATAACCTAACTGGCAAAAATGTATTTATCGGGCAAGTTGAACTCAGCCGCCCCACTCGATTTGCTGTCGATAAAATCTCGAACAAACTTTTGCAAATTAATCGCGCGATCGTCCAACCCTACGAAGTATTTTTTCGTGACGGTAAAGCTATCCCCAATAAAAATTTAGACGATCACTCCGCGCAGGTCGCGGCTGTAATCATTAGTCAAGACAAAATTCGGCGGGGGATTGCCCCAGATGCAAAGCTGCTCTCTTCGGCATATTCACAGCGTCGGCAAGATGGACAGCCCGAAGCTTGTCTAGCTGCTCAGTATGTCGCTCGGCAATATAACAGTACCGTTCGCGCCATCAACTTTAGCTTTGGTGAACTCCTCAGCGAAGATCCAAGACCTAAACCACTTTTAGATGGTAATGCTCTACTTACTCTCTGCGTTGATTGGGTAGCAAATAACTACAACACCTTACCCATCGTCGCAGGTAATCAAGGCAAAGGGGGCATCCCCATTCCCACAGACCTATATAACGGTTTTACAGTCGGCTTTACTCGCGAGGTCGATGGCATTTATCGCCAAGTCGATCGCGGCAATCTCATTGATGAACCCTTCATCGATCGCAATGACAACGGCAAACACGATCAAGGGGAAGTATTTAGTGATCTGAATAAAGATGGGAAATGGACCTCAGGCGTAGAAAGTCCCGTTGATGGTAGGCGATCACTTGCGCTCCTTGCCCCCGGAAATAATCTCAAGCTCCCCACGCTCCAAAGTAAATTTAAAAATGCCAATGGTTCCAGTTTTGCCGCCCCCCATGTCATTGGCACGATCGCCCTTTTGCATGAATATGCCAATCGCCAGATCGAAGTTGGTAACTGGAGCATTGATGCGCGTCGCCATGAACTCATTAAAGCTGTTTTGCTCAACTCCGCCGATAAAATTCAAGATCAAGGGGATGGCAAAATTCTGGGGATGTCCAAAACTATTCTCGATGCCTTTGGTAAAACATGGATTGACACCGAAGCCTATACCAGTCGCACTATCCCCCTCAGTCGCCTCCTTGGTGCAGGACAACTCAATGCCCATCGCGCTTTTCTGCAATACCAAGCAGGACAACAATTGCCCAATGGTTCTCAAAACAATGGTTCAGAAACGATCAAAGCGATCGGTTGGGACAGCAATATTGTCGAAGTTGATCAATATCAAGACTATATTTTTGCGAAACCATTAGAAGCTGATAGCTACATTTCAGCCACCTTAACTTGGGATCGTCAGGTCAAGCTCAACGACAAAAATGGCAATGGTCTATTCGATATTGGTGAAAGTTTTATCGATGAGGGCTTTAATAAACTCGAATTGTATTTAATGCGATCGCAAGATACCGATATTTCCCAAAGCGTCTGGTCATCGATTAGCCAAGTTGACAACTTACAGCATATTTTTATCAAAATCCCATCCAAAGACAAATACAAACTCCGAGTTGTCTTTAAATCTCCCCAAAAAAATTCACCAAGCCAACGTTACGGTTTAGCTTGGTGGGGCAAAAATCCTTAA
- a CDS encoding ATP synthase subunit I produces the protein MKIIPAKNSTASQTVAENSSVSVIDALEDYNRLKKKLLVLTLASGLIIGLVVWCVYGQKIALSYFIGALFGAIYLRMLAKGVDRLGKQSKRLGYARFGVFVILIAIAAKSEQLQVLPAFFGFMTYKIAVIAILAQDLTSKSDSR, from the coding sequence GTGAAGATTATCCCCGCAAAAAACAGTACAGCTTCGCAGACGGTTGCCGAAAACTCCTCCGTATCAGTTATTGATGCTCTGGAAGACTACAACCGCCTTAAGAAGAAGCTGTTAGTACTAACCCTTGCCTCTGGATTGATTATCGGTCTAGTGGTCTGGTGCGTGTATGGACAAAAAATTGCACTTAGCTATTTTATAGGCGCATTGTTTGGCGCTATCTATCTCAGAATGTTAGCTAAAGGAGTAGATCGGCTTGGAAAACAGTCCAAGCGTCTCGGTTATGCTCGATTTGGTGTATTTGTCATCCTGATTGCGATCGCTGCCAAGTCCGAACAATTGCAGGTTTTACCCGCTTTTTTTGGCTTTATGACCTATAAGATTGCTGTAATTGCGATTCTTGCTCAAGATCTGACAAGTAAGTCCGATTCTCGCTGA
- the atpB gene encoding F0F1 ATP synthase subunit A — MIDPLIFSQQNSFAALEVGKHLYWQFGNLAVHAQVLIVSWIVMGVVIVAALIASSTAKADQRVPAGFQNFMEYALEYVQSIAKDQIGEKHYREWVPFVGSLFLFIFVSNWSGALIPWKLIKLPEGELAAPTGDINTTVALALLVSLAYFYGGLKKRGLEFFTRYVQASPFLLPLWVLEDFTKPLSLSFRLFGNILADELVVGVMVLLVPLFVPLPLMVLGLFTSAIQALIFSTLAASYIGEAMEGHGDEGHEH, encoded by the coding sequence ATGATCGATCCATTAATTTTTAGCCAACAAAACAGTTTCGCCGCGCTAGAAGTGGGCAAACACCTTTATTGGCAGTTCGGCAACCTAGCGGTACACGCTCAAGTATTAATCGTGAGTTGGATCGTAATGGGCGTAGTCATCGTTGCTGCACTTATTGCGTCCAGCACCGCCAAAGCCGACCAACGTGTTCCCGCAGGTTTTCAAAATTTCATGGAATACGCTCTGGAGTACGTTCAGAGCATTGCCAAAGACCAAATCGGCGAGAAGCATTATAGAGAATGGGTACCATTTGTTGGTAGTCTGTTCTTGTTTATCTTCGTATCAAATTGGTCAGGGGCATTAATTCCTTGGAAGCTAATTAAATTGCCAGAAGGTGAGCTTGCCGCTCCTACTGGTGATATTAACACCACTGTCGCACTGGCTCTGCTAGTCTCCCTAGCCTATTTCTACGGCGGATTGAAGAAGCGTGGACTGGAATTCTTTACCAGATACGTTCAAGCGTCTCCATTCCTTCTTCCTCTGTGGGTTCTAGAAGATTTCACCAAGCCTCTATCCCTAAGCTTCCGTCTTTTCGGAAACATCCTCGCTGATGAGCTAGTGGTAGGTGTTATGGTTCTCTTAGTACCTCTATTTGTTCCTTTACCATTGATGGTTTTAGGACTCTTTACTAGTGCCATCCAAGCACTGATTTTCTCAACACTTGCCGCATCTTACATTGGTGAAGCAATGGAAGGTCATGGCGATGAAGGTCACGAGCATTAG
- the atpE gene encoding ATP synthase F0 subunit C, with amino-acid sequence MDPLVASASVVAASIAVGLGAVGPGIGQGTAASRAVEGIARQPEAEGKIRGTLLLSFAFMEALTIYGLVIALILLFANPFA; translated from the coding sequence ATTGATCCATTAGTAGCATCAGCTTCTGTAGTCGCCGCTAGTATTGCTGTTGGTCTTGGCGCAGTTGGACCTGGTATCGGACAAGGTACTGCTGCTAGCCGCGCTGTTGAAGGTATCGCACGTCAACCTGAAGCAGAAGGCAAAATCCGTGGTACTTTGCTTTTGAGCTTTGCGTTTATGGAAGCTCTTACCATTTATGGTCTAGTTATTGCTCTAATCTTACTTTTTGCCAACCCTTTTGCCTAA
- a CDS encoding F0F1 ATP synthase subunit B', whose protein sequence is MILLNFVSNVLLAAEAVEQKGGLFDVNATLPIMAVQFIVFVAILNVIFFKPLTKAIDDRDDYVRAQIIGAKERLEKSELVVKQYEQELAAARKATQNVLANAQASANKIRKERIDAATAEARAKVASAKAEIEKQKQDATASLDAEVDSLSRQVLEKLLGNLVRS, encoded by the coding sequence ATGATACTTTTGAACTTTGTCTCAAATGTTCTGCTTGCTGCGGAAGCTGTTGAGCAGAAAGGTGGATTATTTGACGTTAATGCCACTCTCCCAATTATGGCGGTGCAGTTCATCGTCTTTGTCGCTATCCTCAACGTTATCTTCTTTAAGCCTCTAACCAAAGCGATCGACGATCGCGATGATTATGTTAGAGCGCAGATTATAGGCGCGAAGGAGCGTCTAGAGAAGTCAGAACTAGTTGTAAAGCAATATGAGCAAGAGCTAGCTGCTGCTCGTAAGGCAACTCAAAATGTTTTGGCTAATGCTCAAGCGAGTGCAAATAAGATTCGCAAAGAACGTATTGACGCAGCTACGGCAGAAGCAAGAGCAAAAGTTGCTAGTGCGAAAGCTGAAATCGAAAAACAAAAGCAAGATGCCACAGCATCTTTAGATGCAGAAGTAGATTCACTCAGTCGCCAAGTTCTCGAAAAGCTACTAGGTAATTTAGTAAGATCCTAG